In Candidatus Micrarchaeum acidiphilum ARMAN-2, the genomic window TAACGCTGCAACAGTGTCTGTCTCCAACCATATTACTCTGCGCCCTGACGAACCTGCCAGGTAGGACAGGACAGCCCTTTGAAATTTCAGTTTGGCATTTCTGATAGCTTTCAGGTCGTTCACGCCAAGAAGTGCGATCGCCTTCCTGCCTCTAGAAACTTTGGCAATCAGACCATTCTCGGCGACCAGCGGCCCGTTGAAGCCAAACTTCCTGTAAACGGGCAGCATGTCACTCATTGATCTGTTCGAATTCAGGCCGAATAGGAATCCGTGCTTTGCCAGCTTATTCATCTCAGATCTAATTCTAACGGCGTCTCCTTCGCTAACATGATACTTATTCTTCGTGTTAACGAGCGTGCCATCTATGTCTATAAAAACTATTGTTTTCTTAGCCATGTTGGGACGAGACCTTCCCATATCTGAACGGTGGTTCAGAAAAGAACCATTAACAATAATCACAGTAATTTAGGAAGTTGAATTCTTAAATAATTTTGTACCAATAATAAATTTATGGTGCTTTCTCTCTTCTTTTTATTATTGGGTGATATGCGGTCTAGCTGGGAGAGAGAATCTGTTCTTCGAATAAAAGAGCATTGTTTGATGCGCATCTTCTCCGCGTTGCAGAAACTGTTCACAGAAAACGCGATTACAAAATCTTGGCATATGTCTATTGGTGCCATATTCCTCATCGCAAGAGTAAGAGGATAAATATATAAAAGCCATTTATACTAATCTAAAATCTAAGGAGTTGATTGCATGATGCTCATAAAAACTAGGATAGGGCCTAGCAGGATACAGGGCATAGGGCTTTTTGCCGACCAAGATATAAAGAAGGGCACGCCTGTATGGAAGTTTACGCCCGGATTCGATCTGAGGTTTACCGAAGAACAGCTCAGGCGCTTACCTCCCAGGGCAAGGAGGTATGTAATCAGATACGGATGGAAAAGTGACAAGAGCCATTTGCTTTGCTTCGCCCTGGATGACGGGAAATACTTCAACCACTCAGACAATCCGAACACGCTGAGCAGATACTACGATGACGAAGAGGAGGTCGTTACCAAGGCCATAAGGGACATAAGGAAGGGAGAAGAGATCACGGATAACTACAGGTCCTTTGAAAGCACATTCAGAAAGCCCAAGAACTATAAGTAGAAAACTGCGCCGTGAAGAACATTGAAAGCTTGTTATATTTTGTCGCTTTTGCGGCAATAGCATTAAATAGGGAAAGGAAAAATCAGTTATTGAATACTTTTACGTGATACCATGTCAGAGCAATCAAGCAATGCGCGAAGCAAAAGCAGTAAACAGAGCACATATCTTGCCAGTGCAATAATATTGATAGTTGTAGTGCTGGCTGTTGGGTATTTTGCCTACAGCGGCGCGGCGCCGGGCGCTGTGGCGGTCGGCGACAATGTCAGCGTGTTTTATACAGGAAGCTTCACTAACGGAACAGTATTCAATACCAACGTAGGCAGCGCACCATTTAACTTTACAGTAGGGGCCGGTGAGGTAATACCGGGATTCAACAGCGCAGTCATAGGCATGCATGTAGGGCAGAACAAAACAGTAACGCTTCCTCCGAGCGAAGCGTACGGCCCTGTAAACCAGAGCTTGATAGTGCAAGCACCGCTTTCCGAATTTAAGAGCACAAACGTGACAGTCGGCCTACATGTTTCTACGCAGTCCGGACTTTCCGGAGTGGTCACTACTGTCACCTCAAACACTGCAACTGTCGATTTTAACCCGCCGCTGGCAGGCAAAACCCTAATATTCAACATAAAGGTAGTGGCAATAAGAAAATAGTCTGGCATTCGCACAAAATCCGCATTGAACAGTAAATTAAATCTGAGTGGACTGAGTTAGCCTATTGCACTTGTGTAGTTCTTCAGGTAGTGGTAAAAGGCCTTCCTGAAAACGTATATCAGCACCACTGCAAAAAGCACTATGGCAAGCGAAGCCCACGCATTTACCCTGCCTAGCAGTATCTCTGCAGGATAGTATACTGCAAGGCCCATTGGAACCAGAAGGGAAAATATGAAGACGCCCACTATACTGTATATCTGCAGCGGATAAGAGGAAAACTCGCTGAAGACATTCATCAAATTGCCCGACCACCTGGCAGATTTCATCAGGGAATACACGACCATGGTGAACACCATCATAAACGAGATCATAGCGGCGAGGCCGAATCCAGCAACAACGATAAACTCGAGAAGCTCGGGGACTGTTGGGCCAATGTTAAAGAGCGCATACGAGATTATCGCAACGCTGGTAAAGGCGCTTGAAAGCGAATAGATGCTTCCCAAAGCCAGTGACGACAGGTATGGCGAATAAGGTCGGGTAAGGTAAATGTCTAGGCCTCCTTGTCGCATGAGCGCAACGATGGCTCTGGGAGAAGAGAAATAATTAAGCATCGAAAGAATAAAGGTGGACATGCTGCTAAGGAACAGAAGTTGGTAATAACTCCATCCCGCGATTCCGCTCGAAACTGAGTATATTATCGTTATAAATATGAAGTTCAAAAGCGGCCCTGTTGCTATGGCGAGCAGCACGAAAACTGCAGACGCCCTGTAGGCGAGCACTTCCTTCCATGCGTACAGCTGCATCGCTAGGAATACCCTTGCATTGCGCACCTGACTTCTAATAAATCTGCTGAATTGCATTTCAACCGCCGGCCGAAGTTATGCTCTTGTAAGCCTGCTTCCAAGTAAAGTGCCCTATCGTGTAAAGCACTGCAAACCATGCGAGGCCGCCTAAAAACATTTCTGGAGCAACCGCGCTTGGATTTGTGAGGGCAGTTATCGGGAGGTAAAACATGTACTGGAACGGCAGCAATCCTATTATCCCTGCCGCAGCCCCGGAAAACAGGGAAAGAGGTATCATGGATCCGCCCAGCAGCGATGCAAGCAGCCCCTCGAATATCACGAACCCGTGTATGTCGTTCGCATACGCGCTCAGAGCACCTATGATGAATTCCATTGAATAGCTTACGCCCATGCCTATGCCCATCATAGCTATGAATTCTATCGCAGCAATTGCACTAAGGTGAACCTTGAAAACTACTAGTATTATAACCAGCAAGGGCAGCTCGGCCATGGCCGCCCAGGTAAAGTTTTCAATGATAACGGTTGTAACTGTGTACCTTACGTATCCCATCGGCAGAGCGAGCTTGGACGCTATCGCGCCGTGCTTTATGTCGTGCTGTATGCTATATGGAAGGTCGGTATACAGTATCAAGCTTACCACGCTTGCAAGGAAAAAGTAAAGTATCATGCTGTCAAGAGTGTAAGTGCCTATGCGGTTTGTCCTGGTGGTCGCATATATGACAGTCCAAACGAAAACCATGACAAGGGGATATAGTATGCGCATTAAGAAGCTCAGGACAAGATCTGACCGGTATGCCAGAAGGTCCTTTGCATTGAGCTTGAACATGGCCCAGTACCTTGCTATGCTCGTTGCTAGGTCAATCTTTGCTGCCATGGTCTGAAGCCCTTTTCTTGTAGAATTGGTGCAGCGTAATGCCAAAGTCCGGCTCTGCTATGCTGTAATCGGCAACCTTGTCCGAAGACAGGAATGCGCCAAGTCTCTTATCCTTTATCATCTTGCCCGGAATGCTGAACTTTATGTAGTCTTTAGTACGCTCAAGTGTCCTCACGCCAGACAGGTGCGGCAGTTTTGTGCTTCCTTTCAGATAAGCGGTCACCTCTCTGTAGTCTCCGAACATCTTTGATATTCCCTGATTTGTGCCGTCATATATCACGCTACCATTGTCAAGTATTATGGTCCTTTTGGCGAGTATCTTTATGTCGTCTATTATATGCGTCGCTATTATGAATGTAGTACCGAACCGCTTGTTCATATCAAACAGTGCATCCCTTAGCGCGAAGCTCGAAGGCAAGTCAACCCCTATGGTAGGCTCGTCCAAGAAGACTACCTCGGGCATATGGAGCAGCGACGCCGCGAAATTGCACTTCATCCTTTCGCCAAGGGAAAGCTCGCGCACCTGCCTCTTGTAGACCTTTTCCAGCTCCAGCACACCCACAAGATACCTGACCCGTCTTTTGAATTCATCGTCAGATATGCCGTATAGGGCCTTCCTGAATTGGAAGGTGTCCAGTGCGGGCAGATTCCAGTAGAGCTGCTCATGCGCCCCGAATACAACGCCTATGCGCATGGCAAGAGTTTCCCTCGAAATCCACGGGTCCATTCCCAACACTCTAATAGTGCCGGAGTCTGGATGCAGGACCCCGGTTAGTACCTTTATCATTGTCGATTTTCCGCTGCCGTTCTTGCCGAGCAGCGCAACTATCTCGCCCTTTTTGACTGAAAAGCTGACGCCGTTCAGCGCCTGCTTTATTATGTACTGCCTGCGTATCGAAGATAGGATGCCCTGCCCATGCTTGGTCTCATAGCTCTTGAATTTTTTTCTTACATCTTCTACCAGCACAGCTAGCGAATCATCTTTCATGTTGGCCACTACGACAGTAAGAGTCAATATTTTATCTTTAGCACAGTAATTTAACTGTTCTCTTTAATGGCGTTCTTCATCCCAGTAAAGCTTATAATTTTTTCTTGAGCAGGCTACCTGATGATTGGGACAAGGGATGAAGTTTTTGTAGATGAAAACAGATGCCTTGTGTGCGGGCATCCCATGGTTCATGTGCAAGCCTGCCATTTGAAATGCACGAACTGCGGCCGGGAGATGGACTGCTCTGACAAGGGTTTTATCTGGTAAATTAGTGCTGTGGCTGCATGGGCAGGAATTCTCAGGGATTGCGCAATAGGCTGCAGAGATGTTTAGATGTCTGAAAGCGAGATAACAATTGGCACGCGGGGAAGCGAGCTTGCAGTGGCGCAGGCGGAGATTGTAAGAAATAAACTTGCTGCAATCGAGCCGAGGATTTCCTTCAGGATTGTCAAAATAAAAACACTCAATGAGAAGGTAGACAGATCCAAGGCAAGAACAGAAAAGGATATCTACACCAAGGAAATAGACGAGGCCATTTTGGAACGCAGGATAGACATTGCAGTTCATAGCCTGAAGGACCTGAAGTTCAACATGGATGAGAATATGCAGATAGGTGCAGTGCCCGACAGAGACGACCCGAGGGATGTGTTTATAGGAAACACAGAAACGGAATTTGAGCATCTGGGCACGGACGCGCTTGTAGGTACAAGCAGCATTAGGAGAAGGGTTCAGCTGACAAGGATAAACCCCAAACCAATGATTTCTGACCTGCACGGCAACATTGACACCAGGCTGTCAAAACTCAATTCTGGGGAATTTTCTGGAATTGTTATTGCAGCCGCTGGGGTAAAGAGGCTTGGAAAGGCAGTTAGAATGCAGTATTTCGATGAAAGGGATGTGGTGCCGGCCATAGGGCAGGGTGCAATAGCAGTAACAGTACACAAGGACAACTCGGCTGCGGCTGAGCTCCTTAAACGCATAGACAACATGAAAGCGCGGGTTGAAGTTGGAGAAGAGATAGAATTTGGAAAGGCATTCGGAACCGGCTGCAACCTCCCAATAGGTGCCAATGCGAAAATGCTTGAAAGCGGGAAGATCGGCATCGTCGGATTCGTAAGTGATCTCGCTGGCAAGACTTTAGTCAAGGGGGAAACCGAGACCGGGCCAGGACACGCAGGAAAAAGCCTGGCCGAACTGCTAATCAAAAAAGGGGCGGGTAATCTCATTGAAAGGAACTAAGCCGCGGGTTTTGGTGCTGAGGTCTTCCGAGAATCTGGCGGAAACCTGCGCCGAACTGCGAAAGGCGTCGATAGAATGCATTCCTGTCGAGGCAATAAGAGCCGAGGCGGTTGCACAGGAAGGCAGGTTAATGCGCAGCATGATAGCCAGCGCAGACTACGTGATATTTACATCCAAGAATTCGATTGCGTTTTCAAAGAGCTACTTTTCGGGAGTGTATGCTGGGCACAAGTTCCTAACATGCGGGATATCAACGAAAACGTTTGCCGAGGAGTCTGGGTTCAGAGTTTCCTACGCACCAAAGACAGGAGGTATTAACGCAGTAATAAAATGGCTGAAGGCAAAACGGCCGGGTCCAGTGCTCTGCATATCTGGAGAATCGTCTTCGAACGATTTTTTGCAGGTTTTGCTTCGCGGCTTTACTGTAATCGAGGTAGGAGTTTACCGGATAAAAAGACTCCGCCCAAAAATACCTGCCGAGGCAATAACTGGGATTTCGCATGTGCTATTTTTCAGCTCTGCCGAAGTTGACGTTTTCAGAGACGCAGTTGCATCGCATAATGGCCTTGACTTTGACAGCGTCTCCGCGGTTTGCATAGGCAGAAAAACTTTTGAGCGTGCCGCTGCAATTTTTAGGAAACCTGTGCTTTCCAGGCAGAATGGCATAGCAGGCGCAATTGAGGCGATAAAAAATGGATAATATAAAGGATAGCCTGTTCATAAGGGCCTGTTATGGAAAGCACGTGGAAAGGCACCCGGTATGGTTTATGCGCCAGGCAGGCAGGTACCTGCCCGAATACTCCAAGATAAAGGGAGCTAGGAACGTGCTTGATGTGCAGTCCGATCCACTTGCATCTTCGGAGATAACCGTGCTTCCTGTAGACAAGCTTGGCGTTGATGCGGCCATACTCTACGCTGATAT contains:
- a CDS encoding nuclear protein SET yields the protein MMLIKTRIGPSRIQGIGLFADQDIKKGTPVWKFTPGFDLRFTEEQLRRLPPRARRYVIRYGWKSDKSHLLCFALDDGKYFNHSDNPNTLSRYYDDEEEVVTKAIRDIRKGEEITDNYRSFESTFRKPKNYK
- a CDS encoding peptidylprolyl isomerase FKBP-type; protein product: MSEQSSNARSKSSKQSTYLASAIILIVVVLAVGYFAYSGAAPGAVAVGDNVSVFYTGSFTNGTVFNTNVGSAPFNFTVGAGEVIPGFNSAVIGMHVGQNKTVTLPPSEAYGPVNQSLIVQAPLSEFKSTNVTVGLHVSTQSGLSGVVTTVTSNTATVDFNPPLAGKTLIFNIKVVAIRK
- a CDS encoding ABC transporter related protein translates to MTLTVVVANMKDDSLAVLVEDVRKKFKSYETKHGQGILSSIRRQYIIKQALNGVSFSVKKGEIVALLGKNGSGKSTMIKVLTGVLHPDSGTIRVLGMDPWISRETLAMRIGVVFGAHEQLYWNLPALDTFQFRKALYGISDDEFKRRVRYLVGVLELEKVYKRQVRELSLGERMKCNFAASLLHMPEVVFLDEPTIGVDLPSSFALRDALFDMNKRFGTTFIIATHIIDDIKILAKRTIILDNGSVIYDGTNQGISKMFGDYREVTAYLKGSTKLPHLSGVRTLERTKDYIKFSIPGKMIKDKRLGAFLSSDKVADYSIAEPDFGITLHQFYKKRASDHGSKD
- a CDS encoding porphobilinogen deaminase; amino-acid sequence: MSESEITIGTRGSELAVAQAEIVRNKLAAIEPRISFRIVKIKTLNEKVDRSKARTEKDIYTKEIDEAILERRIDIAVHSLKDLKFNMDENMQIGAVPDRDDPRDVFIGNTETEFEHLGTDALVGTSSIRRRVQLTRINPKPMISDLHGNIDTRLSKLNSGEFSGIVIAAAGVKRLGKAVRMQYFDERDVVPAIGQGAIAVTVHKDNSAAAELLKRIDNMKARVEVGEEIEFGKAFGTGCNLPIGANAKMLESGKIGIVGFVSDLAGKTLVKGETETGPGHAGKSLAELLIKKGAGNLIERN
- a CDS encoding Uroporphyrinogen III synthase HEM4: MKGTKPRVLVLRSSENLAETCAELRKASIECIPVEAIRAEAVAQEGRLMRSMIASADYVIFTSKNSIAFSKSYFSGVYAGHKFLTCGISTKTFAEESGFRVSYAPKTGGINAVIKWLKAKRPGPVLCISGESSSNDFLQVLLRGFTVIEVGVYRIKRLRPKIPAEAITGISHVLFFSSAEVDVFRDAVASHNGLDFDSVSAVCIGRKTFERAAAIFRKPVLSRQNGIAGAIEAIKNG